GCGCGAGTGCGAATATTCAAACTATTAGATTCAACCTCCTTCGCTCCCACCACTGCCATCACGGGAATTTTGTCTTTTTCCGCATTGCGAATTTGTTTGGCCAAGCGCTCGTTGCTGCTGTCAGCTTCGGCACGGATACCAAGCAATTTCATTTCTTTTGCCACTTGTTGAGCAAACGGTAGAAACTCATCGCTCACAGGCAACAATCGCGCTTGTATAGGTGCTAGCCACAGCGGAAAATCACCAGCGTACTCTTCAATTAATATGCCAATTAGCCTTTCCAAAGAGCCAAAAGGAGCGCGGTGAATCATCACCGGACGTTTGCGATTTCCGTCTTCCGCCACATACTCAAGCTTGAATCGTTCCGGCAAATTGTAATCTACCTGAACAGTACCCAATTGCCATTCTCTTTCTAACGCATCTTGGAAAATAAAATCCAGTTTCGGGCCGTAAAATGCGGCTTCGCCAATGCCTTCAAAATAATTCATTCCCAGTTTTTCAACAGCGCGACGAATGGCATTTTGCGATTTTTCCCAAACTTCATCGGAACCGATGTATTTGTCAGAAGCTGGATCGCGGAAACTCAGTCTGGCTTTGAAGTTTTTCAGTTGCAAACTCTTGAACACAGATAGAATTAAATCCACCACATTCAAAAATTCGTCATCCAATTGTTCTGGCGTTACGAATAAGTGAGAATCATCAACAGTGAATCCTCGTACCCGCGTTAAGCCACCCAGTTCCCCGGATTGTTCGTAACGGTAAACCGTGCCAAATTCAGCTAACCGCATCGGCAATTCCCGATAAGAACGCAACTCGCTCTCATAAATCTGAATATGAAAAGGACAGTTCATCGGCTTAAGGACAAAGCCTTGTTCCGCAGCGGCGGCTTCTTCGTCTTCTGCCATGAGGGGGAACATATCCTCTTTATATTTTTGCCAGTGTCCGGAGGTTTTAAATAAATCCACTCTGGCGATGTGCGGCGTTACAACTGGCAAATAACCGCGTTTGAGCTGTTCCTGTTTCAAGAAATCTTCTAAGATGCTTCGCAATACCGTACCTTTGGGAGTCCACAAAGGCAATCCCGGCCCTACTAAATCTGCAAAGATAAATAGTCCCAGTTCTTTACCCAACTTGCGATGATCTCGACGCAGTGCTTCTTCCTTGCGGCGCTGATATTCTTCCAACTGTTCCGGCGTTTCCCATGCCGTACCGTAAATCCGCTGTAACTGCGCCTTGGTGGAGTCCCCGCGCCAGTAAGCACCGGCTAAGCTTTCCAGTTCAATTGCTTTGGGGTTCAAATCACTGGTATTTTCAACGTGGGGGCCAGCACAAAGATCCCACCATTGGTCTCCCAGATGGTAAATGGTAATCGGTTCTTGTAAGCCTTCCAGAATTTCCAGTTTGTAAGGTTCGTTAATTTGTTTGATTCGATGTTCTGCTTCTTCGCGGCTGACTTCTTCCCGAATTACCGGCAGTTTGCGATTGATGATTTTGATCATCTCTTTTTTAATCGCCTTTAAATCTTTTTCCGTAAAAGGCTCTGGATGGTCAAAATCGTAGTAAAATCCATTTTCAATCCAAGGGCCGATCGTAACTTGAGCCTTGGGAAACAGCTTCTGCACCGCCATCGCCATGACATGGGAAGTCGTATGACGAATCTTTTTTAAGGATTCCGATTCACTGGTGCGAGGGAGATGAATTTTAGCTGGTTGTTGTGAGGAATCGGCAGATTCCGATCTGACTGACGGCGACTTTACCATGTGACGATTATGTTTGACAGGCAACTAATTAGGTTGGGGCTGCATAAATGCCCCATAGCTTCTATCTTATCGAGCCGAGGGCAGAGGGGAGTGGGGGAGTGGGGGAGTGAGGAAGTCAAAAGTCAAAAGTCAAAAGTCAAAAGTCAAAAGTCAAAATTTCTCCTCTTCCCTATCCCTCTCCCCTTTTCCCTCTTCCCTCTTCCCTCTCCCTTTTCCCGACGCCCTAACCCCTAACCCCTAACCCCTATTAAAATATTGTAAAGAATTGTAAATTGCATTAAGGTTAATATTTAGATAGGTTAGTAATCTGTAGATAATTCATGCTTAACTCCAACCTGCCTGAGCCAGAATTGCTCAAAACCCTTCTGCAACCGTTGTTAGAAGACTTTCAATATTGGTTTGGGCGATCGCGCGACCTGCTGGAAACAGAAGAAATTGCTTTCTTGAGTCGAGAGCAGCAATCCGACCTATTGGAACGGGTGAAAAACGCTCAAAATGAGGTAAGCACAGTCCATATGCTTTATAAAGCAACGGGCGGTCAAGCTGGCGTCGAAACGGCAACGCTAATGCCCTGGCACCGCTTGCTTATGGAATGTTGGCAGGTTGGGATGCGTTTTCGTATGGAGCAGTCTACCAAACAAAAACAAGACGAGTAGACGCAAAATAAAAATAGCTCCGATTCTGCACTTGCAGAAGAGTTGTAAATATATCATAAAACGCGCTTGTTTCCCTAAAAATTTTTGACCGTGCCTCAAAAACTTTCCAGCCCCTGTTTTTAAATGTGGAAAAAGAAAAAATTATGTCTCGTTAAATCCGCTCATTTAAGCCCCAGCCCCTAGCGCCTATTCCCTTTTTGACTTTTGACTGAGTGATTTTTGACTTTTTTAGAGACTGTTTGACTTGGAGGAAAATGTGATGTTGCACCTGCTTTATATTTTGGCTTTTACTATACTTGCCTTTTTAGCTGTAGGCAATCTCATCCGCAGTTTGATGAGTATAAGTGCGGATTACAATTACAGCAACTGGTCTGCAAGCGATCGATCGACTTCCCGCTCCCATTCTCGCCGAGTTAAGCAGGTGCCGCATCCAGAATTTTTGGATGAAGCTGGCAACGTGATTGACGAACCGCTTTTGGTAATGCGATCGATCGGCGTCGAAGATGCTCGTCAAAAATTAGAATCGCTTTACGAAAATCCTCCCGAAGCTAATGGCTAACTCTTAACCACATTGCAGCCAACTTGAGTTAATACAAACGATCTAATCGTAGGATGGGGGACGGCACGAGCGATAATTTCAGCGCTTTTAACCAATAATTGAGTTGCCGTGCCGTAACTCACCATCAGCTTCGTTGCCTTAACTCTTAAAGAAGGCAGCAACAGCCCATCGCCACCTCTTCATTTCGTTCAAATGGCAGAGAACTTGACCGTTAAAATGCCAGTATTATCGCCATAATTGGGTGTAAAATCATTGACTAGGAAAGTCAAAGTTTCATTCGCTTTGAGAACAATAGTCGTTTCTTGACCCACTTCAGTTACAGCACCAGTTGTCTTGTTCACTGCCAGCAGTGCAAATGTCGTGTTTTTGGGATATTTGAGGTACTGCTGAAATGCTTTCAAGCCCTCATTCAGAGGTGTCTGAATTTCCGGTGGGAAACCCTTCAATCCAGCGGCGGTACAATCTGGAATATCGGCTTTTGGTTTCCAAGTACCGGATGGTGTGAATTTATACGAGATATCTTTCGTTTGGCTGTTAGTAAATTCAACGCCTGCGTCGGAGTTGGTTGGCACTTCAAACTCTCCAGTTGTCGGGTCAAATACGGCAAACAGCCCGCCAGAGGTATGACTGAGCAGAATTTGATTGTCTTTTGAATTCGTAGCGCGATTGATAATTGATTGCCCATTATTGTAAACTACCCGCCGCTAATCGGAGTACCGATATAGCGGGGGCTTTCAATAGCCCTCAAACTACAGAATAGCTTGTTGCCTTCAGGTCGGTTTACAGACGACCCCACTAATTCAATCAACTTTGCACCATTAAGATCTGCATCCCCATGCCAACCACAATGCCCACATTTAAAAATTTTCCCACTCCGATAAGATTCACCTCTTACCGGATGGATGTGCAGGCATCTGTGGCAGGTTTGGCTTGTATATCGGGG
This genomic interval from Aerosakkonema funiforme FACHB-1375 contains the following:
- a CDS encoding DUF2973 domain-containing protein — translated: MLHLLYILAFTILAFLAVGNLIRSLMSISADYNYSNWSASDRSTSRSHSRRVKQVPHPEFLDEAGNVIDEPLLVMRSIGVEDARQKLESLYENPPEANG
- a CDS encoding DUF2605 domain-containing protein, with amino-acid sequence MLNSNLPEPELLKTLLQPLLEDFQYWFGRSRDLLETEEIAFLSREQQSDLLERVKNAQNEVSTVHMLYKATGGQAGVETATLMPWHRLLMECWQVGMRFRMEQSTKQKQDE
- the thrS gene encoding threonine--tRNA ligase translates to MVKSPSVRSESADSSQQPAKIHLPRTSESESLKKIRHTTSHVMAMAVQKLFPKAQVTIGPWIENGFYYDFDHPEPFTEKDLKAIKKEMIKIINRKLPVIREEVSREEAEHRIKQINEPYKLEILEGLQEPITIYHLGDQWWDLCAGPHVENTSDLNPKAIELESLAGAYWRGDSTKAQLQRIYGTAWETPEQLEEYQRRKEEALRRDHRKLGKELGLFIFADLVGPGLPLWTPKGTVLRSILEDFLKQEQLKRGYLPVVTPHIARVDLFKTSGHWQKYKEDMFPLMAEDEEAAAAEQGFVLKPMNCPFHIQIYESELRSYRELPMRLAEFGTVYRYEQSGELGGLTRVRGFTVDDSHLFVTPEQLDDEFLNVVDLILSVFKSLQLKNFKARLSFRDPASDKYIGSDEVWEKSQNAIRRAVEKLGMNYFEGIGEAAFYGPKLDFIFQDALEREWQLGTVQVDYNLPERFKLEYVAEDGNRKRPVMIHRAPFGSLERLIGILIEEYAGDFPLWLAPIQARLLPVSDEFLPFAQQVAKEMKLLGIRAEADSSNERLAKQIRNAEKDKIPVMAVVGAKEVESNSLNIRTRASGELGAIPVPEVLERLKQAIANYSNF